The sequence ATACTGTTGGGCTCCTTGGGTACCTTGGTAGCGCCATCACCTAACTCGCCGACATCGATATGAGAGTACCCCACGCAAACCATCCCCTCAGAGTTGTCCAAGTATCGAGCTACAACCGCCAACCCAAATACTCAAACAAGAATCTCGCCCATCCCGCGTCAACTGCCATATGGAGCAAGGTAATCGTGTTTCCAATGGTCGATATCGATCTCCACAGCCTCTGAAGTCGTTGGAGAACCGACCGTGACCCATCAGTCATAATCTGCGGCAACGTCTACGGACACATCTATGCCGTTGTATGAGTCGTCGGAGCGCCCTGTCGGTGCCGTCGATATTGACGGGGTACAAGAGGTCAACTATGATTTATTTCCAGTTCATTTCGAACTGATTCGAAGGCACGCATCAAATCTATCCTCCGAGGTTGTGGAAGTTGAGACTACAGCGGGTATAGCGGGCCTGTAATGCGTGGTATCGGCCGAATCGATGAACGGGATCTGCGTTAGATTGCTGTCTGAACGGCCGTTCTTGTTTTGCAGGCAACCATTCTAGCGGATTTCCAAGACTCCGGATAGTGTCGCCACTCAGACGACGTGCTCTCACGGAGAGAGCCTCGTTACTATCCGATTCCCGTGTCCTTCTTCACCAGTGTCAGCGTATTATCGGCAGTCACAATGGGCGAATGCTCGTATTCACCGGTTAACTGCACCTGTACCAGCAGGTCCACAGCCCGCCAAATCGAGTACAGCAAACAGGCGAACGCGAAGTAGAAGAACCGTAGCCCGAAGTGCTTCGACGTTGTGGCGGCCATGAACCGTTTGATCGATTTGTAGCCGCTCTCAATCTCCCATCGGTACCCGTACTCCGTGAGAAGGCCACTCTTCCTATTCGTCATGAACACCGAGTACTGCCGATAATCGGTGTGCTCGGAGTTCTCTTTCCGTCGGTAGATCAGTGTTGTTGAATGCCACTCGTTGTCGCCCAAGTGCAACTTTCGATCAGTTTCGTAGCGGTCCTTCCCCCGCTTGAGAAGTCGTTTCGCCTGCGCTTTTTCGCTGGTCTGCATCCGCTTGGGCACGACGTAGGAGAGGCCGCGCTGGCTGAGCATCTCTAGGATGTGCTGGCTATCGAACTCCCGATCCATTAACACGTTATCGACATGAACAGCCGCCTCTGCCGAATCCAAGAGGTCCGTGACGATCTCCTTGCGCGTGTCCCCCTTCCGAACTGGGCGCGCATCTAAGACGATTGGGACGGCATTCCCGACCAGTTGGACTGTCGCCCACTGGTAGGCGTACTCATCGGTGTTCTCTTTCGTGCCGATAATCTCGTCTTCGTGACCCGCACGATTGCCAGTAAACGGGTCGGACTCTGTGATGTCGATCGCGACAATACCGGCTCGGAAGAACTCCTCGGTCTCTGCGACTCGATCTAAGAGACGACTCACGGCTTGGCGGTACATCTCGCGTATCTGCTCAATGGAGAGATCCCGCACATGCTCGCGATGGGCGTGGCCCAAAGGTGTTCGATCTCGGGTCGATTCGTGGATGAAACTCCGAGCCCCTTCGTTGACAGCTAAGTTCTCTCGAAGCCCCAGATAGGTCTGAAGGTCCCAGTAGGCATTTTCATGGATCTCACAGCCCTCACCACGGTTCAATGAGAACGCTGGGAACGCAACGTCGCTGACGCGGTTAGTGACGGCCTCGGCCTGCTCTAATATGGTCTGATCATCGGGGTCCGATTCTTCATTCTCGTCATAGTGTCTGCGGCTCTGCCGTTCTGGTTCTCGTGGAACAGAGACACCCACATTTTGGGCTTTGATGAGGATCGTTCGCGCTGTGGTTTCGACCGTGTTCCGGAGGTCTGTAGTGAAGCGATGGTGCCAACTGCGCCACAGAGTTGACTGATTGGGGACCGACTCCAAGCCGATCTGTTCGCTGAAATCAGGGTGCTGGGTGAGGTATTCGACGAGGGCCGTCTCGTGGTCCCAGCCACGGCATTCTTTCAGCAGGAACAAGCGAAATAGTGTCTCCATCTCGTAGCTCGTCGATCCTGCATACCGGTCGTGGGGATCGAACTGGACGTATGCAAGCGGTAATGTGTGGACGAATGGTTCAACGCCCTCGTGTTCGTCTTGTTGGAACCACGTTTTTGCGACGACGCGGACATCCGACTCCAGTGCGGGAAGCGACGAGCGATCGAACAGCGGGCTAGACCCATACGTTGGCCAATCGACATAGGAACAATGAGCAATTTGGCGAAAGACTGTTCGACGCGACTCGGGGGTCATAGCCATGTGGGTACTGATAGCAAAACGTCCAAGACCAGTTGATCAAGATCGGATAGAAGTTGGATTCATCAGCGGAAGTGTTGTGGTTAGCTGGAGTAAGAGACACTCCCAAATTGTGTTTCTCGCCAGTATTTCCAGAGGTAGGATAGATCACTGGGATACAACAGTTTTACAATTTCCTGCTTGCTCCCATCGTTAATATCTGAAAGGGTATCTCGAGAAAGCTTGTTCAGATCTTGCATAAGTCGGTCGTACCGTTCGTTTGGTGCAAGGTATAGCAACCTCGTCATCATCAATCGACGGTCTTGTCTGGGGGCAACTTGCTCGTTCCATAGGTCGTCGTAGACTCCCATCTCCTCAGCAGAGGTGTTTTTCGTCCTCGTCAGACAGCGGTCGGCTGTCATTGCAGCTGCGCGAGCTGATTTCATACACTTGTAGATTCCCTCTCCCCAGACAGGATCAACCGACGGGACAGTATCACCGATCGCGATAAACGAATCAGTACTCATCGATCCGGGGGGCTGTACATGTGCTGATCCCCGAACTGTACTCTCTGCGATTTGTCTGGCGTTCTCGAACCGTGGGTCAGTATCAAGCCAATGTTCGAGATACCCGTCGACGGTGCGAT is a genomic window of Halococcus salsus containing:
- a CDS encoding transposase translates to MAMTPESRRTVFRQIAHCSYVDWPTYGSSPLFDRSSLPALESDVRVVAKTWFQQDEHEGVEPFVHTLPLAYVQFDPHDRYAGSTSYEMETLFRLFLLKECRGWDHETALVEYLTQHPDFSEQIGLESVPNQSTLWRSWHHRFTTDLRNTVETTARTILIKAQNVGVSVPREPERQSRRHYDENEESDPDDQTILEQAEAVTNRVSDVAFPAFSLNRGEGCEIHENAYWDLQTYLGLRENLAVNEGARSFIHESTRDRTPLGHAHREHVRDLSIEQIREMYRQAVSRLLDRVAETEEFFRAGIVAIDITESDPFTGNRAGHEDEIIGTKENTDEYAYQWATVQLVGNAVPIVLDARPVRKGDTRKEIVTDLLDSAEAAVHVDNVLMDREFDSQHILEMLSQRGLSYVVPKRMQTSEKAQAKRLLKRGKDRYETDRKLHLGDNEWHSTTLIYRRKENSEHTDYRQYSVFMTNRKSGLLTEYGYRWEIESGYKSIKRFMAATTSKHFGLRFFYFAFACLLYSIWRAVDLLVQVQLTGEYEHSPIVTADNTLTLVKKDTGIG